A genomic region of Cannabis sativa cultivar Pink pepper isolate KNU-18-1 chromosome 1, ASM2916894v1, whole genome shotgun sequence contains the following coding sequences:
- the LOC133029395 gene encoding peroxidase P7-like, which yields MGSFNSLDLIMILIVATAFLLGANGNKLTPLHYSQTCPQALSIVKGEVAAAIESETRIGASLLRLHFHDCFVNGCDGSILLDDTANFVGEKTAAPNNNSVRGYEVVDHIKAKLEKACPGVVSCADILAIAARDSVVHLGGPSWKVKLGRRDSTTASRSLANTSIPSPISNISRLISSFSSQGLSLKNFVALSGSHTIGMAKCTSFRARIYNDTNTIEASFAKSLQRKCPANGNNGDNLAELDHQTPTHFDNLYFKNLLKKKGLLHSDQALFNGTSSVDSLVKRYANNNEAFFKAFAMGMIKMGNISPLTGNKGQVRVNCRKVN from the exons ATGGGTTCTTTCAACTCCCTTGATCTGATAATGATCTTAATCGTTGCCACTGCATTTCTTCTTGGTGCTAATGGCAACAAGCTAACTCCACTTCACTACTCCCAAACATGTCCTCAAGCATTGTCCATTGTCAAGGGCGAAGTAGCTGCAGCTATAGAAAGCGAAACACGAATCGGTGCTTCCTTACTCCGACTTCATTTCCATGACTGTTTTGTCAAT GGCTGTGATGGATCTATTTTGCTAGATGATACGGCCAACTTTGTGGGAGAAAAAACAGCAGCTCCCAACAACAACTCGGTCAGAGGGTACGAAGTGGTCGACCACATTAAGGCCAAGCTTGAGAAAGCCTGCCCGGGAGTAGTGTCATGTGCTGATATACTAGCCATTGCTGCTCGTGATTCTGTTGTTCAT CTAGGAGGTCCTTCCTGGAAAGTAAAGTTGGGAAGAAGAGACTCAACCACTGCCAGTAGGAGCCTTGCAAACACATCTATTCCCTCACCAATCTCTAACATAAGTCGTCTTATATCAAGTTTCTCTTCACAAGGGCTTTCCTTAAAGAACTTCGTAGCTCTCTCAG GTTCTCACACCATTGGTATGGCTAAATGCACATCATTCAGGGCACGCATCTACAACGACACAAACACCATCGAAGCCTCTTTCGCCAAGTCATTGCAGAGAAAGTGTCCAGCAAATGGGAATAACGGTGACAACCTTGCTGAACTTGATCACCAAACTCCAACTCATTTTGATAACCTTTACTTCAAGAACTTGCTGAAAAAGAAGGGTCTTCTACATTCAGATCAAGCTCTCTTCAATGGAACTTCTTCTGTTGATTCTCTGGTTAAAAGATACGCAAACAACAACGAGGCATTTTTCAAGGCCTTCGCTATGGGTATGATCAAAATGGGAAACATAAGTCCTCTTACGGGAAACAAAGGCCAAGTCAGAGTTAATTGCCGAAAAGTCAACTAG